In Silene latifolia isolate original U9 population chromosome 3, ASM4854445v1, whole genome shotgun sequence, a single window of DNA contains:
- the LOC141649195 gene encoding uncharacterized protein LOC141649195, whose translation MDNVRRASIIIALEELRRSLVPSDASIQRTSSSRRPRRERGESGAEYIHRLLNENATSCFEQLRLDRVMFLQLVDLMIERNLLVDGKYIKVDEQIGICLYILAKGSSYRDVADRFKHSISTICVYFKKVLDVLVILSHDIIRPHRDLLEVPPEVENYSLYWPYFKDAIGAIDGTHIEAVISDRTGTPFRNRNGRKTLNMMGCCSFDRIFTFINVGWEGSAHDLTVWRDSLTASKYVFPHPPEGKYYLVDSGYLNTIGYLSPICDPNVRSHLPEFKHEPPIGMVEHFNYRHSSLRMKVECSFGQLKKRWKVLKTMPQMLPKYQMSIIVSCFTLHNFIRMHKLGMPIVQHDAVIGRTDTNLDDKDRMSLMSKVRMDIAEAIWKDNNPEEHEDGVPQNDNEEEHMEVDDPNN comes from the exons ATGGATAATGTTAGACGTGCATCTATAATTATTGCATTAGAAGAATTGCGAAGATCACTTGTACCAAGTGATGCTAGTATACAACGAACATCATCAAGTAGGCGGCCTAGAAGAGAAAGAGGGGAAAGTGGAGCTGAATACATTCACAGGTTGTTGAATGAAAACGCTACATCATGTTTTGAACAACTGCGACTTGATAGGGTAATGTTTCTACAACTTGTAGATTTGATGATTGAAAGGAACTTGTTAGTTGATGGTAAGTATATAAAAGTGGACGAACAAATAGGAATTTGTTTATACATATTGGCCAAAGGCTCTTCTTATCGTGATGTTGCTGATAGATTCAAGCATTCCATATCTACAATATGTGTGTATTTTAAAAAAGTGTTGGATGTCTTGGTTATATTGTCACATGATATCATTAGACCACACCGCGATCTACTTGAGGTGCCTCCGGAGGTAGAAAATTACTCACTTTATTGGCCTTATTTCAAG gATGCTATTGGTGCCATAGATGGAACGCATATAGAAGCAGTTATTAGTGATCGTACTGGTACACCATTTCGAAATCGCAATGGTCGTAAGACCTTGAATATGATGGGTTGTTGTTCATTTGATAGGATTTTTACATTTATCAACGTGGGTTGGGAAGGGAGTGCCCATGATCTTACAGTATGGCGAGATTCTCTAACTGCCTCAAAATATGTTTTTCCTCATCCACCTGAAG GTAAGTACTATTTAGTGGACTCCGGATATCTTAATACTATTGGATATCTGTCTCCTATTTGTGATCCCAACGTCAGATCCCATTTGCCGGAATTTAAGCATGAACCACCTATAGGAATGGTAGAACATTTCAATTACCGACATTCTTCATTAAGAATGAAAGTTGAATGTTCGTTTGGTCAATTGAAGAAACGGTGGAAGGTGTTGAAAACTATGCCCCAGATGTTACCAAAGTATCAGATgtcaattatcgtttcatgtttcACACTTCATAATTTCATACGAATGCATAAGCTTGGTATGCCAATTGTACAACATGATGCAGTTATTGGGAGAACAGATACAAATTTGGATGATAAAGATCGAATGAGCCTTATGTCTAAAGTGAGAATGGATATAGCTGAAGCTATTTGGAAAGATAACAATCCCGAAGAGCATGAAGATGGAGTGCCGCAAAATGACAACGAAGAAGAACATATGGAAGTAGATGATCCGAATAACTAA